Part of the Diprion similis isolate iyDipSimi1 chromosome 10, iyDipSimi1.1, whole genome shotgun sequence genome, TGCTAACGGATCAAATGAGACACGTGCGCTTCAGTGCGAACTTCAGGTTGCctgaattttcgtaaaaattaatattcacgtCGTGATGTATTGAGTAAAATCAGTTTATTTAAAacgtgtaacaattttttgccGCTGGTGAGACTTCTAGTGAGTGTTTATAAGGTTATCTGGATTATGTGGAATTATCCGTTGAACAGGGCATCAAGCCATCGTTAAGAGCCCGAGGAAGAGAATAATAACCggtatcgtatttttttcataaacattAAAATCGAATGTAGACCTGAATGATCTTCGTATtcgtgaaatgtaaaaaaacggTATGGAATATCGATCACTCATCGATCAATTCGGTGATCAGATTTTTTCCATCTCGACGGCACTTGGCTAACCTGTTAACGGTTTGGCGGGTTCTGTGACGTCACACGTAACAACCATCGGCGATAAGCGCTGCCGTTTGGTTCCGAGTCGTTGCtgatcgaatatttttctcactgcGAGTGATAACGTGTCATTGCCAGTTTATTCTGCAGCCGTTAATTGAAAAGATCGAGTAAACGTCGAgtttaaagaaatgaaagtttCCGAACGCAGAGACAGAAATTCGTGGAACGATGACCGCATGGTCTGCACGTGTTTGCAACTAAAATCAGCATGTCTGATTTTATCGTTTAATATTCGTCAGTTCGGGCAACTGGCTGTCGTGGGTGTACGTAATTATCGTCGGATTTCTTCTCTTCAAGGTGTGTATCAAATCAGTGAATGCATATGGCTTCAAGATGATTCTCCAGCATTGAAAAAAGACgatcgccattttttttttctacctcggGTTCGAATAATTTATAGGTACTTTTTCAGCCGGTGTGTTTTTTCCATATCAAATTTTAGTCCGTCAAACGTGAAGTTGGCTTCGTTAAACAATATCGCAATCCTATTTGCAGTGATTCTTCTATGCTGGGGGACAAAATTCCAATCatcattgatatttttactcCCGCAGTCggtattttacttttcacgTGTGCCCGGTTCGCGATTAAATTCTGTTTCACATCGTCGGCGTGCATGTTACCATGTTGATCGAATAACCTATAGCAACGATCGGTGAACCGTCGCTTAGTAGATTCTTAAATCCTATTTATTCGACTTTGAAACAATTATGTAAGTGTTATGTGATAAAGTGAATTCGTGAAAGTGGgtgaaaaattagaagaatCCATCGGACTTCGCAACTTCCACGAGGTCAGCTAACGTTTCCACGGACAATCTGGCGATGGGTGAGTCTCGCATGTGATTCTTCTAATGTTTGTTCTAATATCCTAAAGCCTCCATTAAACCACCCATctcatattttacattttcaagCAACCGAAATTtagagttttaaaattttcttaaagtAATCGTGCTCTATGCGCGTTGATTTCATGGATACTATAAAACTAAAACTGTCGACAATTAACAGCCGAATGTTGCTTGAGCAGTTTAGTAAAACAAGAGAGTGAAGCCTAACGGTTGATATTTTAGCGAATTTCATGGAATGTTAATATTATGACTTATAGAGCAATAGGCCGAAAATTGTATAAacataatattaaaaacaaGTTGAGGGAGTTTGCCTGATTATTCAGGTTGCGTTCTATCTTTTCGCCGAAATTCTGTAATTAAAAGTACAGAAGCCGTCGtattgaagttggtaacgttgtATTATCGATTCATGCTGAGgcaaaaccgttatttcaggattttggaattgtctgaaattcagtaaaccataccaaaacaaaacacactcacAATTCGAAATCTTACTTTCTCCaaaatcataataaaattatgaaaataatgattttttccccaatgtttcgttacgataatggtactaacttcaacctcgtcaGAAGCCGGAAACAGCTCGGACGACACGATtcccgcaatttttttttcactttttttcaaactagcaaaaattatttgtcaagTTTCATCGGGCTTTTTGCGCGTGGACTTGGTATAGCTTAATTCTGAGAATAACTCGAATTTCTTTTGGGTTTCCCCGCGATGTGCGCTTTCTCGAAACGCTTTCATAGTTCGTGGATGAAGAAAAGTTCACATAGTTCATGGTTGGACAAAAGTTTACGTGGTTTATGACTGGACAAAAGCTTGCATATTCGAAATACTCGCGTGATTATTTACGCCCCAGTTAAaacaagatttttcttttacgtgtGAGAGTGAAATTGTCAATGCGattgattgaataatttggCGTAAGACGAACAAGTAATATTATAACTGTCTAAGTATATTTTCACAAGTTAGACAACCGACCTCCGGCACATCAGCGCCACTCGGTGGAGGGAATTATTGGCACGTCTTGATATGTTTATATAGTTTCGGGTAGGCAAGCGTGCGTAATAATACACGTATcacgtatgcatgtatgtaacGTACTTGTGTATATAGATGAGTGGGAGTAGTTATAGGTAAGTATACTTACCATCTGCGTGAAACAAGTTGATTACATACAAGTGAGTCGTGAGCCAACCAACTTCGCGACACGTTACGATGATCGAATTGTCATTAGATTAGATAGTCATGTTGGCAAAGTACGACTGATATAATCAGTCTGGCGAATGAAAAACGccgcgaaaatattttatcaactcGTTTCAACTGACGTTTAAGAGGTTCTGGTGACACTAGCAACATGGAGGGTCATCAGGTGAGTAtttggagttgaaaaaaaaaagactaaaGAAGCAAAGAAAGTGAAATGAACACACATGCCACATAGTGCACTCTGTTCGTACTATGAATAACCAGATTAATCCTCTCCTCTATGACTCATTATGCTCAtctgttcttttttgtttcttaaagaatgaagaaaagcatcttttgttctttatttttccttctttttctaataCATTGTTAAGCTTGATAATTGTGGTTTGAACAACATTTAATAGAAAGCAAcgacagtaaaaattttctactcttcGTCAGTCTTTCCTTCAATCCCCTTgttttagattattttttttacgtatatcTATCGCTTCCGTCGTTGTTTCAGTTCTTATTTTCATACcattttaaaaatacaaatattcaaATGTCGCTTTCCTTTATTTGTTAAATAATCGCGCTCAGGTACAAGCCCTGTATGACTTTACCGGAGAGCCAGGGACGGCCGAGCTCTCCATCAATGCTGGACAAATTTTAACCGTCATCAGAGATAACGTCGGAGATGGATGGTGCGAAGGCGTTAATCAGAGTGGAAAGTCGGGACTCTTTCCAGCTGCTTATGTTCAACTTGTCGATACCAATGCTCCCGCGCCTCCTATGACAGGTACAAAAGTGTACTCTACTCGCAAGAAATTGactcgaatcgatttcaaactATTCTGTGTGATATTGGATGGAATGttataagaaatttgaaaagatagcGACCGACTGTTGTAAATTACTGTAATTGAACATGAATTATGATGTAAGATATCGATGAGACGTAGAATTCAAAGAATTGTGAATGAGGAAAATGACTATGCTTCCGTgcataaaaatatcattcctGATAAATTCTCGACAGCTGTGTCATCGTGGTTTGTAATTTAATACCGGTCGTTATCACGAAAGTATCATGCGGAGCAGCCCAGTTGGTGATTCTCTCTTTATCTATAATAGCCGCACTGAGAACTTGAACTAAATAACTATGACATTCGCATTAACTAGGCGTCGTTCGTTAGGAATAAATATACAGAATACAAGTTCAATAGGAAATCGTAGCGTATGAAGACTTGGTACAAATTATTTCAGGCAGTACCACCTCGTCGCAACAAGGTACGGGAGATTATTGGGATGACGATTGGGACGATGATTCGGAAGCTGGTCACGATCCGCAAGCCTTTCCAAACCCTGTTAATCAACAACAGCATCAGCCGCAACAGGCTGTACAACCTTCGTCGCAACCGGTATATCCGGATTATGCCGATTCAATCTCAACGCATGCGGTTCATTCCGTCATATCCGAAAGACCGATATCTAACGTTCCTAAaaagaatacaaaattttcaaccctcaTAAAGTCGGGGGAAGACAGTTTTTTAATGGGAACAAAAATAGTCGTTGTACCTGATAACGAGAGAGTGTTTATAGATGAAAATGAAGAGGGACGATGTGTGTGGGTGCCGGCTATAGATACATACAATTGCGTCGTTACTTCGCCTAAGAAAGAGTCTAAGCTCAAGGGTCTCAAAAGCTTCATTGTTTACCAGTTGACACCGACGGTACGAAAGTTAATTTGTTCGATAAGAATGTATGGTGATATTTTCTCTCCAATATTATGAATTTGCTTTTGCTtggttgtagaaaaaatttcagtattaACGGCGAGTTGGACTTTGCACAAATTTAATCTGTTTATCTATTTGTTTTTACCACAACGTCACTCGagtcacttttatttttcttataaagAATTGTGTCGCGTTACAAAGCTCAATTCAAGTTACATTTACTTGCAATAATAGTgtgagaaaatgaattttaggCAAATCTGAAGGGAAAATAAACTTTCGTTTCGATTGCAGTTTAACAATATACAAGTGTCGAGGAGATACAAGCACTTCGACTGGTTACACGAAAGACTGGAAGAAAAATACTGCTTTATTCCAATACCGCCGTTGCCGGATAAACAAATATCAGGTCGTTACGAGGAACAGTTTATAGAGCATCGTAGAACTCAACTTCAAGAATTTGTCGATTACGTTTGTAGACATCCGGTTTTATGTCGCAGTCGAGTATGGGAACATTTTATGACTTGCACGGACGAGAAACGATGGAAAGCTGGAAAACGGCAGGCAGAAAAAGACGAACTGTTGGGTGTGAATTACTTCAACGTACTTCAGTGTCCCGACACACCTTTGGATCCGGTTAAAGTCGACATAGAGAATGACGCGTTTGCCAAATTTATCAACGGACTTGATCCGGTCGTTAAAAACTTTATGGCAATGGCTGTCGACCAATCAAAGAAACACCAGGTTTTGTATAAGagagaatttcagaaaattggcCAGTCTTTTATATCCTTAGGTTTTGCTCTTGACGCCGACGATAATAGTAGAGGGATACTGAATTCCGCTTTAAAAGTAACGGGAGATGCTTACAACGAGATTGGAAAATTGTACGAGGAACAGCCGAAATTTGACTGGGAACCGCTTGGcgataaatttcatatttatagaGGAATAATTAGCAGTTTCCCTGACGTTATTAGCATACACAAGGTGAGTTAagagttaaatttttcttcctcttcttcctcatTTTGTGCATTCGAATTATGGTCATTTTTGATAACGTTATTACACAGAGCGCCGTGCAGAAGCGAAAGGATTCGGAGAGGCTAGTCAGCGAGCATAAAATGGAGCCGCAACAATTGCGAGAACTTTCGCATCGAACCGACGTAATAGCCAGGGCGCTAATGGCAGAGGAAACGCATTTTCAAAGAGAACGCGAAGTGCATATTAAACAGGCTATGAAAAATCATCTTACCGAGCAGATAgctttctataaaaaaattgtcaacaaATTGCAGGAAGCGTTGAATGCTTACGACGGTTGAAAATTAAGTTTCAAAAGCAAGAGGTACTAACGCTTATTTGGTACACATACGCAATAACATAACTCATTTCTCTCATACTTGttggaattttgtttattcGCTTTTTGTCGGACTCGTCaaagtggggaaaaaatttaatttcgtcttgtaaaatcgtcgaaagaaaatattagcCGATGCTGAtgaactttaaaaaattccgaGACTTTTTCCTTCGTTACATTCAACGCTCGTTAGTCGAGTTACGATGCTGGAAAAGCatgcgagagagaaaaaggaaataagaaataaaatacttaCCTTGTTATCacagtatatctatatatacatcacTTGCCGTTACATGAGTTATAACCGATCGTTGATCTGTAAATAATTAGCTAAATCTATCCTCGATGCCTGTAATAGAAACTTCCCGACTGTAAATCGTACGATACTAACATCGGTTCTCGCGTAGTTTAGTATATTCACTTCTCTTCTTTACCCCGATTCGTCTAACTGCTACAGGGGCCAAAATTTCATAGACAAACTTAAcgtcatatatatgtatttaacaTTTTGACGACTAATATTTTGATAcgatgaattaattgcatttaCGTCAATGGCatttatatcgaaattttgcttttcggtgattttttatacttcttctttctctgttACTTCGAATGCATTCTTATTCACCTTTTGTTAAATTAACATTTctgatataattattcattgaatTCGAAAGGTGCTTAGACTTTGACGTTCAAATTTAATGAATCGTTTAATATATGAGATCTTTCGTGAATGTGTGTATGTAGCGCGCGTGTGTTTTATACATCACAGCACGAGTGTTCTCATGTGCctgcgtatatacatatacaaatatcttttacagttgaaatttcgacaatttacAACACGAGGTCGGTACGATATTTATTTCAGTATCTCACGagtaactattattattaatattattattatcattattcttattgtatatttttctcttcaaacaCCAAATCATAGACGGAAAATTCTAATCCTTACAAATAGATATACTTAtccgtatattatatttatatatttatatttgtagGTACGAACATTTCATCTGGAATATACATTACCTTGTGcatattattagtatttattattattattattattattattattattattattattattattattacgatttttggtttgtttgtttattttattttattttatttttttattttttttttttttttctctcatgaTTTTGAGAGATAGAAATTTGCTAAGAGTTTTTCCTATCGTAGGGACAAAAAGcgtatattgaaaattgatttatacGTTACGCGTAATAAGTATTCCAGGCTttagtgaataattttatttttttttatccgcatTATTCACACGGTCGATGAATCGAGTGGctctgaagaaaaaatgataaaaaaaattggcgccAAAACGAAACATGGAAATTGTGATATGCGGCAATCGGAGCAGTTCAAGATCATACCattagttgaaaatattatagtttttatttatcgtaAACGCAGGATTTTCTAATCTTCTTTtatttgaaagagaaaaaaaaaaagaaaaaaagaagttcaTTTGAAATTGGCTAAATTTTCGACGGCGAAATTTATTGGGTTAAACTTAATGTTCGTGgcgataataaataattagatgaattgaaaaattatatcaaacaGATAATGTGTAAATTATGTATCGAAACACTgaagtatattgtatatgtatataatatttataaacatctgaaaacttgaaaaaacactatgtataattaattttataaatttgatgTCCTATGTCATTCAGATGAAGATTGTTCGATTGTGTTACGCGATCGAAGCGATCTTTAATAaacgtgtattatatattacaatttGTATATTCGTTCAAACTTTTATCCTCGTTGAAGATTTTtgcctggattttttttttttttttttcatcgcgcCCCGAATTCTTATTTTCCTCGCCTACACAATTCGCTTCGGCTGTTTGTGCAAAAATATTGGCGACAGCTCGTAGTcggacgatgaaaaattttctgtcaaaAATAGTTCACGGTCCGCCGCCATTACGACTCTTAGCAATCAGGCTGCTGATTTATTTCAAGGTGACTCGCTTGACAAACGGTTGAGACTGATCAAACGAGAcgttgttttctctttttttcttctgcttttctttcttatcgTTCTCCCTTATTTTCTCGCTGTTATCGCAAGGTTTAGATTCGTAATgttattgtaacgatgcaTTTTTGAAAGAACTATTTTCATCGCTACTTAGGAAACATCGGTGATTCGGTAAATCGTGATACGTCGTTACCCCAAACTCACGTTTTACCAAATTAAACtcattaaaatatattctaaAAGGCTTCAGAATGTggtggtttgtttttttacttcagtGTTTCATTAGGTCAGCATTGCTAACTTCAACATCATTACTTTTCCTATAAATcaatgatatttatttatttcctttaATGATATCTACTTATttaatcatcgtcgtcgtcgtcattattattattattactattattatttttattattatttatgaaacAGTGTCCCGTAAACAACATCGGTATGCATATGCGacgtgagtgtgtgtgtgtgtttgcgtGTGTATAACGTGTACAATTAAATTGTTTATGGATACATCgttgaattacaaattttttttatatatatatatatatattaggataattaaattcaggtatttatatgtatgtacatatacataaatgcatataaatatatatatatatatagagacaTCGATTtatctatacgtatacgtatgtacgtatgtataggtaACTCAATTCTTGAAGATTCgatagattattattattataaaaatcgtTTGATAAAAGATTCTCTTCGCATCGGTTCGGCAATTGTAGTAGCAACGCTAGCAATAGTATTTAGCGGTAATAGTTCTggatggataaaattttttagcgAATAAGattggggggaggggggggggggggtgaaaaattagAACGGCGGTATTGATGAAAGgatcaaaatattgaattttcaaagaagtgaaaatttatttataaatagagAATAGAGTtgttgaaatttagaaaattcaagtatagaaaattgtaatataatatagaaaGTCGAAGTACAGAAAGGTGAAACGTAGAACGGCAGAATGTAGAGTCTGTGTAAACGGTTTTATATCATTGACAATCAGACAAATTCTGACAATTCTATACTTTGGGCATTCTATATTCtgatctttttattttttcacttgtcGATATACTTTGGCTTgccacatttttaaattctataaaTTAAGTTCTCGCCGTTtagtaaaattcaataaaaatgctCCTtccgttttttcatcattttatattttttttttatccccaaCCATAAGATTTAATATTTGCAGTTACCTAGAGAGTGTGAAATAGATAGGGAGAAAGAGattgagagaaagagagagagagacagagagagaaaaattgagatagAGAGTTAGAACAAGATGGAGAGAGAAatagcgagagagagagagagagagagaaagagagatatagAGATAGTGTGCGTGTTACGATATAATCTTTATCGTTACATAACAAGAACAGTTGATATTCTATACATCTACGTAAAAATATCTGCATCCACTGTATAGTGGTAGGCTCTTACTATAACTGCGTGCGATGTACAGTTTGTATTGAAtagcaaaaaatcaaaattgcaGACTTTCAATCAGCTGTACAACTGCGCACTCACTATTtgcttgtgtttttttttttcgttttttttttttcattttctttaaatatatatatatgtatatatatttttatgttatacttgataacaataataataataagaattatgattattattactattaatgttatacgtataatgaattaatctttatatacatatttatatgtatataaattatttttaatatctagCAAGAATAGTGCGAACTTAAAAGTTGTCAAAACGAGTATGTAACGTATTCTTATACTTATTCTTATAtattcttatacatatatatatatattcttttttctccatcaTTCCGTTATGAGAAACATTTTTACTTTGtcatttatctttatttattcatttatatattcattttagaccccccccccccccccccccccccccccccccccaagagTCACTTCATTTGCGCGAACAGTTTAACaacatactttgaaaaaaattcgaaaataatttttaatatttttctgtacacACACTTCGGTACGTATGTACAGGATCTTCCGTACCGATTTCATTCTGGTTTTACGTCGCATTTCGtgctgtttcaaattttctagttcaatactttttttccccccttttcTGCTTCTTACCGttcttttcatttgttttgtttttcttttttttttatttctttttctttttcttcacctcCGAGTACGTCGTCAGTCGTgcaatggataaaaaataataaataaatatagaaatgcaaaataaaaatagaaaaatcgtagccccctccccccctcacactgtattattattattattattattattattatacaaaatggaaatgaaagaaaaaaaaggaacaaaattgACAATCCCCCATTTTAATTGCCACGGAATTtcccatacatacatacataagtgTACTCTCTATAAACTATTATATTCAAAATCTATAACGTCATCCAACTTATTAAATATAGTTattcatttataatatatcaaattctttttttgtttttttcatccgcattttcaacaatcattcgttatttttgtaaaataacaaaaaaataaaaatgacaccAGGTTAATATCGGGATAATCTTGgaattgataattaataatcgTAGTAATGTTTCAGAGAATTTCAGAGAACTAAATTTTACTCGGAGACCAAACTTAAAGGGGCGTGGGGGACGTGggtgaaatttcgatgatgtcgatttttgttttttgtttttcaaatcattgaaaaagatgcgatttcaaaaattcgttcCAACAAAATCTGGATTACGTTAGTATgcgttctgaaaaaaaaattcaatctcccGCGACGACAGTTCATGCGC contains:
- the LOC124411630 gene encoding sorting nexin lst-4, which gives rise to MEGHQVQALYDFTGEPGTAELSINAGQILTVIRDNVGDGWCEGVNQSGKSGLFPAAYVQLVDTNAPAPPMTGSTTSSQQGTGDYWDDDWDDDSEAGHDPQAFPNPVNQQQHQPQQAVQPSSQPVYPDYADSISTHAVHSVISERPISNVPKKNTKFSTLIKSGEDSFLMGTKIVVVPDNERVFIDENEEGRCVWVPAIDTYNCVVTSPKKESKLKGLKSFIVYQLTPTFNNIQVSRRYKHFDWLHERLEEKYCFIPIPPLPDKQISGRYEEQFIEHRRTQLQEFVDYVCRHPVLCRSRVWEHFMTCTDEKRWKAGKRQAEKDELLGVNYFNVLQCPDTPLDPVKVDIENDAFAKFINGLDPVVKNFMAMAVDQSKKHQVLYKREFQKIGQSFISLGFALDADDNSRGILNSALKVTGDAYNEIGKLYEEQPKFDWEPLGDKFHIYRGIISSFPDVISIHKSAVQKRKDSERLVSEHKMEPQQLRELSHRTDVIARALMAEETHFQREREVHIKQAMKNHLTEQIAFYKKIVNKLQEALNAYDG